One genomic window of Bicyclus anynana chromosome 10, ilBicAnyn1.1, whole genome shotgun sequence includes the following:
- the LOC112051605 gene encoding probable mitochondrial glutathione transporter SLC25A40 isoform X1 yields MIRADDPQFRITPFQQMASACSGALITSLFMTPLDVVKIRLQAQQKALMSNKCYLYCNGLMEHLCPCGESAWIPRRVHFHGTMDAFYKIAKSEGVPALWSGLSPTLVLALPCTVIYFVSYEQLRYRMKTAYNNMTGNLGQPMWIPMSAGATARTIAVTIVSPLELIRTKMQSKKLTYSEINFALRQVLKYEGYKGLFRGLGSTLLRDVPFSGIYWTTFEATKKHFNKPDSEKNSFIFNFFCGSVAGSIAAFITLPFDVVKTHQQIELGEKEIYTDGKSHQRASNMKEIARNIYRNNGIRGLFTGLLPRIFKVAPACAIMIATFEYGKQFFQKYNTQKYKEKMQRHQDILIVSKASSNNEYTSF; encoded by the exons ATGATTCGTGCAGATGATCCTCAATTTCGAATAACGCCGTTCCAACAAATGGCATCGGCATGTTCCGGTGCTCTGATAACCTCTTTATTTA tgaCACCTTTAGATGTAGTGAAGATACGATTGCAAGCACAACAAAAGGCATTGATgtcaaataaatgttatttgtaTTGCAATGGCTTAATGGAACACCTGTGTCCTTGCGGAGAATCAGCATGGATACCCAGAAGAGTACATTTTCATGGAACAATG GATGCATTCTACAAAATAGCAAAGTCGGAAGGAGTGCCAGCACTATGGTCCGGACTAAGTCCCACCCTCGTCTTAGCCCTACCATGCACTGTTATATACTTTGTATCATACGAACAACTTAGGTACAGAATGAAAACTGCTTACAATAATATGACTGGTAACT TGGGCCAACCAATGTGGATCCCTATGTCTGCTGGAGCCACGGCCAGAACAATAGCTGTGACCATTGTCAGTCCTTTAGAGTTAATTAGAAcaaagatgcaatctaagaagttAACATACTCAG aaatcaATTTTGCGCTACGtcaagttttaaaatatgagGGATACAAAGGCTTATTCAGAGGATTAGGATCAACTTTACTAAGAGACGTACCATTCTCAG GAATATATTGGACTACATTTGAAGCGACAAAAAAGCATTTCAATAAACCAGATTCTGAGAAGAATtcctttatatttaatttcttctgtGGATCAGTTGCAGGCAGC attGCTGCATTCATAACTTTACCTTTTGACGTTGTGAAAACTCATCAACAAATAGAATTAGGTGAAAAGGAAATATACACAG atgGCAAAAGTCACCAGAGGGCGTCGAATATGAAAGAAATAGCTAgaaatatttatagaaacaaCGGTATTAGAGGACTTTTCACCGGCTTACTGCCGAGGATATTCAAAGTGGCGCCCGCTTGTGCCATCATGATCGCGACGTTTGAGTACGGAAAACAATTCTTCCAGAAATACAATACTCAGAAATATAAGGAAAAGATGCAAAG GCATCAAGACATACTAATTGTGAGCAAGGCATCAAGCAATAATGAGTACACTTCCTTTTAA
- the LOC112051605 gene encoding probable mitochondrial glutathione transporter SLC25A40 isoform X2 yields the protein MIRADDPQFRITPFQQMASACSGALITSLFMTPLDVVKIRLQAQQKALMSNKCYLYCNGLMEHLCPCGESAWIPRRVHFHGTMDAFYKIAKSEGVPALWSGLSPTLVLALPCTVIYFVSYEQLRYRMKTAYNNMTGNLGQPMWIPMSAGATARTIAVTIVSPLELIRTKMQSKKLTYSEINFALRQVLKYEGYKGLFRGLGSTLLRDVPFSGIYWTTFEATKKHFNKPDSEKNSFIFNFFCGSVAGSIAAFITLPFDVVKTHQQIELGEKEIYTDGKSHQRASNMKEIARNIYRNNGIRGLFTGLLPRIFKVAPACAIMIATFEYGKQFFQKYNTQKYKEKMQSHGINIEIIKTDD from the exons ATGATTCGTGCAGATGATCCTCAATTTCGAATAACGCCGTTCCAACAAATGGCATCGGCATGTTCCGGTGCTCTGATAACCTCTTTATTTA tgaCACCTTTAGATGTAGTGAAGATACGATTGCAAGCACAACAAAAGGCATTGATgtcaaataaatgttatttgtaTTGCAATGGCTTAATGGAACACCTGTGTCCTTGCGGAGAATCAGCATGGATACCCAGAAGAGTACATTTTCATGGAACAATG GATGCATTCTACAAAATAGCAAAGTCGGAAGGAGTGCCAGCACTATGGTCCGGACTAAGTCCCACCCTCGTCTTAGCCCTACCATGCACTGTTATATACTTTGTATCATACGAACAACTTAGGTACAGAATGAAAACTGCTTACAATAATATGACTGGTAACT TGGGCCAACCAATGTGGATCCCTATGTCTGCTGGAGCCACGGCCAGAACAATAGCTGTGACCATTGTCAGTCCTTTAGAGTTAATTAGAAcaaagatgcaatctaagaagttAACATACTCAG aaatcaATTTTGCGCTACGtcaagttttaaaatatgagGGATACAAAGGCTTATTCAGAGGATTAGGATCAACTTTACTAAGAGACGTACCATTCTCAG GAATATATTGGACTACATTTGAAGCGACAAAAAAGCATTTCAATAAACCAGATTCTGAGAAGAATtcctttatatttaatttcttctgtGGATCAGTTGCAGGCAGC attGCTGCATTCATAACTTTACCTTTTGACGTTGTGAAAACTCATCAACAAATAGAATTAGGTGAAAAGGAAATATACACAG atgGCAAAAGTCACCAGAGGGCGTCGAATATGAAAGAAATAGCTAgaaatatttatagaaacaaCGGTATTAGAGGACTTTTCACCGGCTTACTGCCGAGGATATTCAAAGTGGCGCCCGCTTGTGCCATCATGATCGCGACGTTTGAGTACGGAAAACAATTCTTCCAGAAATACAATACTCAGAAATATAAGGAAAAGATGCAAAG ccatggtattaatattgaaataatcaaAACTGATGATTGA